The genomic stretch ATGTTCTTCAGTGGCCTTCCCAGGAAACTGGACCTGATTCCAATAGATAATCTTTGGGTTGTGTGTAGAACAAgagattcacagcatgaaagCATACCTGAAAAATCTACAGTAAAAGAATCCCAAATGAATGTTTCAAGGCTGTTTTGAGATCAAAGGAGGCCTTAATATAGTATTAatatagtgttcctaataaagtgctcagtgagtctatataaatattatatgattatattttattgcatAGGAGGAGCGAAGACGAGTCACTGCTCCGGCTGGCAGAGGAAAGGTACGATCTACTAATCCCAAAGTTTCTGCATCTGACTTCTCAGCTGATCTGGGGGCAGTAAAATCATCGCAACATAAACAATAATCTTAAGTGTTAAAGAGAGTTTCGGTGTGATTttacaatgttttaaaaatgatattagtAGCTAAAGCATATTggcttaaaaaaattttttagaataaaactaatatttaaaaaatattggaTTTTCTGCAGaaactgcatttaaaataataaataaaatataaataaaccagGAAGTGCAATtagaaaaattaaatgaatgttgTTATTCttgttgtttaaatgttttttctttctttctgtgtggcagttaattaaattaattagtttaattCTAATACAGGCCTaatagtattaattaattattaatatattttttacaactGATATCAAATGATTGAGATGATGCCCGCTTACAGTAAGAGGATTTTACACTGAGGCCACACAGAGACCACTGATACAGCTTTAATGGCAGGTTGAGTCTGCTGTTGGCTTACATGATAATGGtggttatatgtgtgtgtgtgtgtgtgtgtgtgtgtgtgtgtgtgtgtgtgtgtgtgtgtgtgtgtgtgtgtgtgtgtgtgtgtgtgtgtgtgtgtgtgtgtgtgtgtgtgtgtgagagagtgtgtgagagagagagagagagagagaaagagagagagagagtccctGTCTTTGACTACTGTATGTATTTCCTAACTGTAAGACACAGATTAGTGTGGACAGTAAGCCGTTGAATCTACAGGGATTGGCGTTCCCGTTACAGGAGGAAGCTAAACGAGCTTTACAGCTACTCAAACAAAGGCGGATCAACTACATCCAGCTAGTGAGTcctacccaaacacacacacacacacacacacacacacacacacacacacacaaatgtatcaAAGAAGTGTCATGTACTTCCTTCTGACATTTCATCTGtgaaaaacatcacaaaaatcactgagtgtgtgtgtgtatgtgtgtgtattcacagAGGCtggacactgagagagagacaatcgAGCTGGTCCATACCAATCCTACAGATATTCGTGAGCTGCCGGCACGAATCCCTGCTGATGCTCCTCGCTATCACTTCTTTCTGTATAAACACTTGCATCAGGGCCAGAGTGTGGAGGCTGTGGGTCAGtcccctgttttgttttgttttttgatgaATTCatccctcaattactcagttacATCTGTTGAGTTCTGTCTGGTTGCAACTAAAGTCCCAAGGTTTTTCTTTGTCGTGTGAAAATCATCCCCGAACCGTTGCACTTTGCACCTGTGTGAAAGTGAAAATCACTCATCCGGGCAGATTTTTTGTCCCATCCCAGTCCGACGTACATCTCCATgccatttttgtgttttaatctatTACAATGCTTTGACAAATATTGGGCCTTTCATGCCTAAATTCGTGTTTCATGAAAACATAAGCATATAGAATTAACCAAAAcaacatgttttcttttaccttCTGCTCGTAAATATCATGTTGGATAAGGAGCCAGTTTAACAAATACAGTGCTAAGAACATTCAGTTTGCCCAAAGATGTTGAGACCCTTACTCACTAAGTCTTTCAGTAGATTGTTGGATAGCTGTGTGCTGTATTGAAATAATCaatctatttttaaatcttaaatacgtaatgttttttcttttcttttagaaGTAACCAAAATTGAAAGTGCTGTAATGTTTGGTTGAGATACAGTACATGCAAAAGCGTAACATGTAGTAGTTCAGGAAATTCAGTAGTTTCAGAACTAAATAGCAAAAGTGCAAAATGTTCACTTAGTGAAGGGATTTTCCAGGCTGCTGCTCAGTTTGTTCTCTAAATATATCTCTTACTGCTTGTACACTGAGATGAAGTGGTCATTTTTCATCAAGCCATTTATTCATCATTACTGCATAGATCATGCCATTTTAGACAATATCTGTCTTGTTTTTAAGCCACCGTCTTACTGTAATGGCAGTTGTGCAATTTTAGATGCACTTTCAAACTTGCACCACAACGTATCTGGAAACAAACCAACCAAAACCTATTTGTGTTATCAGCGGAAAAAGCTTGTTGTTTGTTAATCCTCTGATCTGCTACAGAAGCACAGAAATCGTTGCATCTGTCTTGTATGAGTGATTGCCAGAAATTTCTGCAATGAGAAAAGGATGGAGAGATATGGCACAGTTgttgacttttatttttattttcagtgcaCTTAGAATGAACAGGTTTTACACCCTATTCTAGGAAATGTGTTGAAATGATTGCTTGTGATAAACTACACTACAGAGGCAGTCAATAAACAGCAAACACGctggtatgttttttttgtttgtttttttgttttctaaactGCCCAACGGTTTGCTGGTCTGTCCAGTACAGATGATGCTCTGGTTTAGAAATTGTAAACAAATTCTTGGATTTCTTCTAACACTGATGAAAGATGACACATTACATAGATTTAGCATGTCAGAGGTTATACTTTAACGTTCTTGTATCATTAAGCATTAACATAAACACTAATCATTTCCTTGAAGTGGTTAAAGCAGtacctgtgtttttgtgtgattttagtATTCATCTACTCCATGCCTGGGTACAGCTGTAGCATCAAGGAGAGGATGCTCTACTCCAGCTGTAAGAACCGGCTGCTTGAGGAGGTGGAGAGGGATTACTGCATAGAGATCAGTAAGAAGGTAATATTTGGTCATCCATTATAAGAGTTTATAATCCCTTTTGAATACAGTGCTCTGTATGAGTCAAAGCTAACGGCCCAGTCAGCAGGAAACAGGGTGATGATACATCGTGGAAAAACTGGAAGACCCGGAAATTTATAGACTGATTTTCCAGTCGTGGAAAAACCCTGGAAAATGAGAGAATGTCCTGGATGTCACTAACAACTAAATATGTCACTATGTCAGTAGTAATAATAGACCAGACCTTATATgaactaaatatttttattgtttttaataaacaaataaatattattagaatAAATACTACCATCATCACTgccaccattaataataataaattataacaataacaataacattattttttgctgttttatattttatattattattattattattattattattacacaatttattttattttaatttattattataccagGAAAATCCCAGTGCGAGGTAGTACATATGAGTACAATCTAGTACATATGTGATGTTTGTACAGGTTTTGGGGTcaaattttagttttattatttttaaacaataaaaggaAAACTGATCTAAGTTTATATCACCTATTTAACGTTTAatcctttaaataaacacactttaaCTCAGAGAATGTCGGATTAAATAACCTTTCATGAGAAGCAGCCATCCTGCATGAATCGTGGAACAAATCCTGGAAAGTGATTTCCAGGAAATAGTGAAGACACTAATTATGGAGCACATTGTTTTTGTGAATAAGACTCCCTGATGAGCAGACTCTGTTGTACCGGTTTCTGGGTTAGGATTGAGTTGATGTTAAAGTACTGAATGAAATCTCTCCAGTCATAttacatatttgtgtgtgtgtgtgtttgtgtgtttgtgtgtgtgtgtgtgtgtgtgtgtgtgtgtgtgtgtgtgtgtgtgtgtgtgtgtgtgtgtgtgtgtgtgtttctgaagaTGGAAATAGACAGTGGAGAGAGCTTGACAGAAGACTACCTATATGAAGAAGTTCACCCTAAGCCACAGGCCCTGAAACAAGCCTTTGCCAAGCCAAAGGGCCCTACAGGGAAACGGGGTAACAAGCGTCTGATCAAGGGAGTAGGCGAGAACGGCGAAGAGAGCTAGAAGCTAGAAGAGATATGTGCGAACCGAGACGAAGCTTCAAGAGCTTCTCCTGCATCCTACTGTCTGACTTCTCTTTCTGAAGTTCTGCCTTCATTCACACTCCTGTGTTCTTGCTAAATGTTTTGACACCCATTGTATTCACAAGGCCACAGATATTAAACAAATCTCtcttattattttgcataatatTCAAATTAAACCTGTTTCTGTACATTTAATCTCCAGTCTGTCGTGTGCTTTGTTTGGTTTCCCAGAAAGAAAGTTCAAGCAAGTGCATGCTAAGCCTTTTAAGccctggaataaaaaaaagaagcagtgAATCAGAAGCAGTGAAATACTAAAAACCGAAATGTCATCATGTATAAAGTTATTATTAACCAACACGCAAAGAGCACAAGGCTTACTGAGGTATACTAGCAGAtcagttagtgttagtgttatactATAAacatctatataaaaaaatcctgaattaaaaaaaggtttattaatACAAAAGTTAAGACTACAAAACTCTTACAgattccatttttttatttttatgtgcgTCTACATTGTAATACACCGTGTGCCAAACAGGATGAGTGTTTAATACACTCTTAATTATGGTTTAACATGTGGATTAGGACGTGCCCATTCCGAGTGACTGACTGGTACAGATTTCCTGGAAAGCCTTTTACCAGGAAAAGTCCTCGGTTACGCGTtgactgaccaatcagagcgcgCCTGAGCTTTTGCGA from Tachysurus fulvidraco isolate hzauxx_2018 chromosome 2, HZAU_PFXX_2.0, whole genome shotgun sequence encodes the following:
- the twf2b gene encoding twinfilin-2b isoform X1, which gives rise to MSHQTGIHATAELRQFLVKARQGAIRVIKIVIRSEQLVLGSYREPSQSWDRDYDPCVLPLLDMSEPCYILLRLDTQNQQGYEWLFISWSPDQSPVNTHTHSYTLTSTHFAALRPHSACVLSHCSLQVRSKMVYAATRATLKKEFGGSHIKDELFGTTQEDVCFQGYLRHMSSSSSPGPFTAAEQELHQIKATEEERRRVTAPAGRGKTQISVDSKPLNLQGLAFPLQEEAKRALQLLKQRRINYIQLRLDTERETIELVHTNPTDIRELPARIPADAPRYHFFLYKHLHQGQSVEAVVFIYSMPGYSCSIKERMLYSSCKNRLLEEVERDYCIEISKKMEIDSGESLTEDYLYEEVHPKPQALKQAFAKPKGPTGKRGNKRLIKGVGENGEES
- the twf2b gene encoding twinfilin-2b isoform X3 codes for the protein MSHQTGIHATAELRQFLVKARQGAIRVIKIVIRSEQLVLGSYREPSQSWDRDYDPCVLPLLDMSEPCYILLRLDTQNQQGYEWLFISWSPDQSPVRSKMVYAATRATLKKEFGGSHIKDELFGTTQEDVCFQGYLRHMSSSSSPGPFTAAEQELHQIKATEEERRRVTAPAGRGKTQISVDSKPLNLQGLAFPLQEEAKRALQLLKQRRINYIQLRLDTERETIELVHTNPTDIRELPARIPADAPRYHFFLYKHLHQGQSVEAVVFIYSMPGYSCSIKERMLYSSCKNRLLEEVERDYCIEISKKMEIDSGESLTEDYLYEEVHPKPQALKQAFAKPKGPTGKRGNKRLIKGVGENGEES
- the twf2b gene encoding twinfilin-2b isoform X2 yields the protein MSHQTGIHATAELRQFLVKARQGAIRVIKIVIRSEQLVLGSYREPSQSWDRDYDPCVLPLLDMSEPCYILLRLDTQNQQGYEWLFISWSPDQSPVNTHTHSYTLTSTHFAALRPHSACVLSHCSLQVRSKMVYAATRATLKKEFGGSHIKDELFGTTQEDVCFQGYLRHMSSSSSPGPFTAAEQELHQIKATEEERRRVTAPAGRGKISVDSKPLNLQGLAFPLQEEAKRALQLLKQRRINYIQLRLDTERETIELVHTNPTDIRELPARIPADAPRYHFFLYKHLHQGQSVEAVVFIYSMPGYSCSIKERMLYSSCKNRLLEEVERDYCIEISKKMEIDSGESLTEDYLYEEVHPKPQALKQAFAKPKGPTGKRGNKRLIKGVGENGEES